From Verrucomicrobia bacterium S94, the proteins below share one genomic window:
- a CDS encoding glycoside hydrolase family 42 has product MNRRRFTALTAVGACIFPGIGTAARNEWLALNRRVEAKQQQLGHLIRDAQQRGYVVDYAVASYQIIGLFIVAANHDYEHRERAAEIFAQRWHYRKMAPEYAADFAIKELNSCIEVADYAIGELQRQMSGEIKPVSPPDLTVGTMKLERKAYELEGRKVFPSSLVWTPARKEELNCFGRIGGGYLQITQLQQDGTPGPHLHSRLKALAEQNAFHMSPRVFLTGHNTPGWMKEKYPEVQYGGRNFTTYDIDSPLIREWIRKLYSSFLPEYAEACKSFPMVHLLANEPHFATRKGGWKAGNGLSDTTMEKWHRWLEKKYSTISELNGIYGTDYADWDQVLFYGLEPEQRQIDPALRGTPVWYDWVRFNHDRVNEWFTFLKSEAQKNDSGRNAPVSIKVLGYSLSKSERDGGMDMEYLTDLQEVMGADLRCAPQGAQFFGKHEEGMDPKTGWQAHFAYEWSEQSMFLDWSKSMYPEKVFYDSEWHGFSAVSWRHFNMNRDYVRSALWLAFTHGMGMINAWLWGRGTDGALRAQGDHIGELSVQPIAVDAFSRTMKELNAHAEYVVGIQPEHRDFWIYYCEETAIQDETYTHFMQQIYEALKLLNFTVGFTTPSKIGGLDAETQTVIVPPTAYILDRSLEALKAFGGRLVLIGAEESFLKDEYGRDRSGIWQPEPFSVIPKGEWPDLLQPLETVLRPVSTPLLLPVSVTNFNGEKAIGVSLFMKKDPESGRMIIALNNISKEVRVVSLPDNSTAVDLVIQQRCENRLVLKPCDVRLIMVA; this is encoded by the coding sequence ATGAATCGACGCCGCTTTACCGCATTGACCGCTGTGGGGGCCTGTATTTTCCCCGGAATTGGAACTGCTGCCCGGAATGAGTGGCTGGCCTTGAATCGTAGAGTTGAGGCCAAACAGCAGCAGCTCGGCCATTTAATTCGAGATGCGCAGCAAAGAGGGTACGTGGTGGACTATGCGGTGGCGTCGTATCAGATTATCGGTCTTTTTATTGTAGCGGCCAATCATGATTATGAACATCGGGAACGAGCTGCCGAAATTTTTGCCCAGCGATGGCACTATCGGAAAATGGCCCCGGAATATGCGGCCGATTTTGCGATCAAAGAACTCAACAGCTGTATTGAGGTGGCGGATTATGCTATCGGTGAGTTACAGCGGCAGATGTCCGGGGAAATCAAACCGGTTTCGCCGCCGGATTTAACCGTTGGAACCATGAAGCTGGAACGGAAAGCCTACGAGCTGGAAGGCAGAAAGGTATTTCCGAGCTCATTGGTCTGGACCCCTGCACGGAAAGAGGAGCTGAACTGTTTTGGACGTATTGGAGGAGGGTACCTGCAGATTACGCAGTTGCAGCAGGATGGGACTCCCGGGCCGCATTTGCATTCCAGACTGAAAGCGCTGGCCGAGCAGAACGCTTTCCATATGTCGCCGCGTGTGTTTCTGACCGGACATAATACGCCGGGCTGGATGAAAGAAAAGTATCCGGAAGTGCAGTACGGCGGGCGGAACTTTACCACCTATGATATCGACAGTCCGCTGATCCGCGAATGGATCAGAAAACTCTATTCCTCTTTTCTTCCGGAATATGCAGAGGCCTGTAAATCGTTCCCCATGGTGCATCTGCTGGCTAACGAGCCGCATTTCGCTACGCGAAAAGGGGGATGGAAGGCGGGGAACGGTCTGTCGGATACCACCATGGAAAAATGGCATCGCTGGCTGGAAAAGAAGTATTCCACAATTTCCGAATTGAACGGGATTTACGGTACGGACTATGCCGATTGGGATCAGGTGCTGTTTTATGGGCTGGAACCGGAACAGCGGCAGATAGATCCGGCGTTGCGCGGAACTCCGGTTTGGTATGACTGGGTGCGGTTTAATCATGACCGGGTGAATGAGTGGTTTACATTCCTGAAAAGCGAAGCGCAGAAAAATGACAGCGGTCGTAATGCGCCGGTATCGATTAAGGTGCTCGGTTACAGCCTTTCCAAGAGCGAGCGTGATGGCGGAATGGATATGGAATATCTGACCGACCTGCAGGAGGTGATGGGTGCAGATTTGCGCTGTGCACCGCAGGGCGCGCAGTTTTTCGGCAAGCATGAAGAGGGGATGGATCCGAAAACGGGATGGCAGGCGCATTTTGCCTATGAATGGTCGGAGCAGTCGATGTTTCTGGACTGGTCGAAATCGATGTATCCCGAAAAAGTTTTCTACGATTCTGAATGGCATGGTTTCAGTGCAGTCAGCTGGCGCCATTTTAATATGAATCGTGACTATGTTCGGTCGGCCCTGTGGTTGGCGTTTACACATGGCATGGGCATGATCAATGCCTGGCTTTGGGGGCGGGGAACGGACGGAGCACTGAGAGCTCAGGGGGATCATATCGGTGAACTGTCGGTCCAGCCGATTGCCGTGGATGCGTTCAGCCGGACAATGAAAGAGCTGAATGCCCATGCGGAATATGTGGTGGGCATTCAGCCTGAACATCGTGATTTCTGGATTTATTACTGTGAGGAAACGGCCATTCAGGATGAAACCTATACCCACTTCATGCAACAGATTTATGAGGCATTGAAACTGCTCAATTTTACGGTCGGTTTCACAACGCCATCGAAGATCGGCGGGCTGGATGCCGAAACGCAGACGGTGATTGTTCCGCCGACAGCTTATATTCTCGATAGAAGTCTTGAAGCTCTGAAAGCGTTCGGCGGGCGGCTTGTTCTGATCGGTGCTGAAGAGAGTTTCCTAAAAGATGAATATGGGCGTGACCGTTCCGGGATTTGGCAGCCGGAACCGTTTTCCGTCATTCCTAAAGGAGAGTGGCCGGATCTGCTGCAGCCCCTGGAAACGGTACTGCGTCCCGTTTCCACTCCTCTTCTTCTGCCGGTTTCTGTTACCAACTTCAATGGTGAAAAGGCGATAGGGGTGAGCCTGTTCATGAAGAAGGACCCGGAAAGCGGCCGCATGATCATCGCCCTCAATAATATCAGCAAAGAGGTGCGTGTGGTTTCTCTTCCGGACAATTCAACAGCGGTGGATCTCGTTATTCAGCAACGTTGCGAAAACCGCCTTGTTCTGAAACCTTGTGATGTGCGGCTGATCATGGTTGCGTAA
- a CDS encoding helix-turn-helix domain-containing protein, which produces MPKKDEILQVAIMVSTSSAWGRRIVKGILTYANEVGPWHIWVNPSTESNLHELPKGWRGDGIIGRVASNDFAEQLKALNLPIVNVGDVPLEGYTFPCVRTDDAAATEMAADHLVNRGFKSIAYVGSCHNPNPIWYGKAFKRALKKYGLDSIEYYREESQKEELERMSAWLKDLPKPTGLLVWGHGNGRFVVDLCMSIGISVPHDIAILCGSYDELLSHACFPTLSGINSPTEQIGYKAAELMHRMLLGEKVTPETIYIPPLGVVDRLSTDTLAVDDPKLVKVVNFIKEHAFESITMADILKEVPMARRSLERRFMQMFGRSPIDEIRRLRINKARQLLAETDLPMQDIAEACGFATYNYLTHVFKQVTGTTPRDYRKKMRAF; this is translated from the coding sequence ATGCCTAAAAAGGATGAAATTCTGCAGGTGGCCATTATGGTCAGCACCTCCAGCGCATGGGGGCGACGGATCGTTAAAGGAATTCTGACCTATGCCAACGAAGTCGGTCCCTGGCACATCTGGGTTAACCCCTCCACGGAAAGTAACCTGCACGAACTGCCGAAAGGTTGGCGCGGTGACGGGATTATCGGCCGTGTGGCTTCCAATGATTTTGCTGAACAGCTTAAAGCGCTGAATCTGCCCATTGTCAATGTCGGCGATGTTCCGCTCGAAGGATACACCTTCCCCTGTGTCCGGACTGATGATGCCGCAGCCACCGAAATGGCCGCGGACCATCTGGTGAATCGTGGCTTCAAGTCAATCGCCTATGTCGGTTCATGTCATAACCCCAACCCGATCTGGTATGGGAAAGCATTTAAACGGGCCCTGAAGAAATACGGACTCGACAGCATCGAATATTATCGCGAAGAATCTCAAAAAGAGGAGCTCGAGCGCATGAGCGCCTGGCTTAAAGATCTGCCCAAACCCACCGGGCTTCTGGTTTGGGGACACGGAAACGGCCGCTTTGTCGTCGATCTCTGCATGAGCATCGGCATCTCCGTCCCGCACGATATCGCCATTCTATGCGGAAGTTACGACGAACTTCTCAGCCACGCCTGTTTCCCCACTCTTTCCGGCATCAACAGTCCCACGGAACAGATCGGCTACAAAGCCGCAGAGCTCATGCACCGTATGCTGCTGGGGGAAAAGGTTACGCCCGAAACCATATACATTCCGCCTCTCGGTGTTGTAGACCGCCTATCCACTGATACGCTGGCCGTCGACGATCCAAAACTCGTCAAAGTGGTCAACTTCATCAAAGAACATGCGTTTGAATCCATCACGATGGCCGACATCCTGAAAGAGGTTCCCATGGCCCGTCGTTCGCTGGAACGCCGGTTCATGCAGATGTTCGGACGATCGCCCATTGATGAAATCCGAAGGCTTCGTATCAATAAAGCACGCCAGTTACTGGCCGAAACCGATCTGCCCATGCAGGATATTGCCGAAGCCTGCGGTTTTGCCACCTATAATTATCTGACGCACGTTTTCAAACAGGTCACCGGAACAACACCGCGCGACTACCGCAAAAAAATGCGCGCATTTTAG
- a CDS encoding alpha-L-fucosidase produces the protein MRKIPVTWLMISSVSALFAGEKYEPTWESLVNYEAPEWYEDAKLGFWVHWGVYSVPAFMGDHAGEWYGRWMYVHEGQSTRHDQGLATARHHRETYGDPGTFGYKDFIPMFKAEHFDPDEWADLFVMGGARFFTMMGAHHDCFLLWDSKLSKWTAAKMGPKRDLVGEIEKAVRKKGLKFGVSNHTAFNVQFFQWNHINGYDAKDPANRDLYGEPVILEKGLEHARVKPEEQTENKGRWAWFARTRDKVRPSPRDVQRWIDRTKELADLYRPDLYYFDWGHRLEEYEPGRREFGAHYYNQAIEWGKGEYGAPGVVLNYKSRWYKPGSAVRDYERGGMDKIGDMVWQTDDCVYDDHNWSYVPGVAIKPTNTIVDQLMDIISKRGVLMLSFAPKADGTFPEDQKKMMRELGDWLNINGEAVYGTRPYEVYGEVGDQWYEKDVHGRIKMEATKEDIRFTRNKENNILYATLLKWPGEHVLIETLAGADLSGVESVMLLGKQRKLDWTATEQGMSVSLPPRPDYGFAYPIRITFRDRIVSPKNR, from the coding sequence ATGAGAAAAATTCCGGTTACATGGTTAATGATATCCTCTGTTTCCGCATTGTTTGCGGGAGAAAAATATGAGCCGACCTGGGAATCGCTGGTGAACTATGAAGCGCCGGAGTGGTATGAAGATGCGAAACTCGGTTTCTGGGTGCACTGGGGCGTTTATTCGGTCCCTGCATTTATGGGAGATCATGCGGGCGAATGGTATGGCCGCTGGATGTATGTGCATGAAGGGCAGAGTACACGGCATGATCAGGGACTGGCGACGGCGCGGCACCATCGGGAAACCTACGGCGACCCCGGTACGTTCGGCTATAAGGATTTTATTCCGATGTTCAAAGCGGAACATTTTGATCCGGATGAATGGGCCGATCTCTTTGTTATGGGCGGTGCCAGATTTTTTACGATGATGGGCGCGCATCATGACTGTTTCCTTCTGTGGGACAGCAAACTCTCCAAATGGACTGCGGCCAAAATGGGGCCGAAAAGGGATCTGGTGGGTGAAATAGAAAAGGCCGTTCGGAAGAAGGGCCTGAAGTTCGGCGTTTCCAACCACACGGCATTTAATGTGCAGTTTTTTCAATGGAATCATATTAACGGCTATGATGCGAAAGATCCGGCCAACCGGGATCTGTACGGAGAACCGGTTATTCTGGAAAAGGGGCTTGAACATGCCCGGGTTAAACCGGAAGAGCAGACCGAAAATAAGGGCCGCTGGGCCTGGTTTGCGCGTACACGCGATAAGGTTCGGCCGAGCCCGCGTGATGTACAGCGCTGGATCGATCGCACCAAGGAGCTGGCGGATCTGTATCGTCCGGATCTCTACTACTTCGACTGGGGACATCGTCTGGAGGAATATGAGCCGGGACGCCGGGAGTTCGGCGCGCATTACTACAACCAGGCGATTGAATGGGGAAAAGGTGAATACGGTGCTCCGGGTGTGGTGCTGAATTACAAGTCGCGCTGGTACAAACCCGGTTCGGCGGTGCGCGATTATGAGCGCGGCGGAATGGATAAAATCGGGGATATGGTCTGGCAGACGGATGACTGCGTTTATGACGATCATAACTGGAGTTATGTCCCGGGTGTGGCCATCAAGCCGACGAATACCATTGTTGATCAGTTGATGGATATTATCAGCAAACGCGGCGTTCTGATGTTGTCGTTTGCGCCGAAAGCGGATGGCACGTTTCCGGAAGACCAGAAAAAAATGATGCGGGAGCTGGGCGACTGGCTGAACATTAACGGCGAGGCGGTTTACGGCACCCGGCCGTATGAAGTCTACGGAGAAGTCGGTGATCAGTGGTATGAAAAGGATGTGCATGGCCGAATAAAGATGGAGGCGACGAAAGAGGATATCCGGTTTACGCGAAATAAAGAGAATAACATCCTCTATGCCACGCTCCTGAAATGGCCGGGAGAACATGTGTTAATTGAAACATTGGCAGGAGCGGATCTTTCCGGGGTGGAGTCTGTCATGTTGCTCGGGAAGCAAAGGAAGCTTGATTGGACCGCTACTGAGCAGGGGATGTCGGTTTCATTGCCGCCAAGACCGGATTATGGTTTTGCTTATCCGATCCGTATTACATTCCGCGACCGTATTGTTTCGCCAAAGAATCGCTAG
- a CDS encoding carbohydrate ABC transporter permease, which produces MSRNRSPLELSRKQKILTHFILIVLCIPFIMPLVWMVSTSLKSNKDIFPQADEAAVTFSLSSFIPEKPQWSNYKAAWQTGPFALYLRNTLLLCTLNVIGSVFSSALVAYGFARLRFPGKEFLFILLISSMALPRHVTMIPLFTVFKSLGWYGTMLPLIVPAFFANPFYVFLLRQFFQTIPANLAEAGTIDGAGEFRIFSRIMLPLAQPALVTCALFQFLSTWNDFFGPLLYLNDPQHYTVAYGLQQFMGTHDSEWTQLMAAATLFTLPIVLLFFRAQKIFIRGISTTGSTG; this is translated from the coding sequence ATGAGCCGGAATAGATCTCCGCTGGAGCTTTCGCGTAAGCAGAAAATTCTGACGCATTTTATTCTCATTGTGCTCTGCATTCCTTTCATCATGCCGCTGGTCTGGATGGTTTCCACCTCGCTGAAATCCAATAAGGATATTTTTCCACAGGCCGATGAAGCTGCAGTAACTTTCAGCCTTTCCTCTTTCATACCGGAAAAACCGCAATGGTCGAATTACAAGGCCGCCTGGCAAACCGGTCCGTTTGCGCTGTATCTGCGCAACACACTGCTGCTCTGCACCCTGAACGTGATCGGTTCCGTCTTTTCCAGCGCGCTGGTTGCCTATGGATTTGCCCGTCTGCGGTTTCCAGGGAAGGAATTTCTATTTATTCTGCTGATCTCCTCCATGGCCCTTCCCCGACATGTAACCATGATACCGCTGTTCACTGTTTTTAAAAGCCTCGGCTGGTATGGAACAATGCTTCCGCTGATTGTCCCGGCCTTTTTCGCCAATCCGTTTTACGTCTTTCTCCTGCGCCAGTTCTTCCAGACCATTCCGGCAAATCTTGCTGAAGCCGGAACCATTGACGGCGCGGGGGAATTCAGGATTTTCTCCCGGATCATGCTGCCCCTTGCACAGCCGGCTCTGGTGACCTGCGCACTCTTCCAGTTTCTTTCCACCTGGAACGATTTTTTCGGACCGCTGCTTTATCTGAATGATCCGCAGCACTATACCGTCGCTTACGGACTTCAGCAGTTTATGGGAACCCACGACAGTGAATGGACCCAGCTGATGGCTGCGGCGACCCTGTTTACCCTGCCTATTGTTCTGCTCTTTTTCCGTGCGCAGAAAATTTTCATTCGTGGAATTTCAACTACCGGTTCAACCGGATAA